The sequence below is a genomic window from Streptomyces sp. NBC_00582.
CCTGCCGGGCGATGCGCTCCCAGTCCCGCAGCACGTCGTCGACCGCCGAGCGTTCCCCGCCGGTGGCCAGCACCCGGTGGGCGAGGTTGGTGACGACGACGGGGCAGCCGGTGTGGTGGGCGATCTCGTCGAGGAGGCGTTGCAGCGGCGCCCCGGCCGTCATCAGCGCGGTCAGGGCGGTCCGTACGGCCTCCGAGAGGCTGACGGCGGCGAACTTGCGGCGCACCAGCCGGGACTGGACCTCCTCGGTCAGCTCGGCGAACGGGAACGGCCGGTGCAGGACGACCAGGGGCAGCCCGCACCGCTCGGCGGCGCGCCGCATCGCGTCGGGCGGGGCGGGGAAGGCGCGCCCGAGGCCGAGGACGACGGCGGCGGCCTCGGCGCGGTGCAGGGACCGGATGTACTCGGCCTGGGCGCCCTCGTCCCCGGCGAGGAGGACCCCGGTGGTGAGGACCATCTCGCCGCCGCTCAGCATCACGCCGACGTCCGGGGCCTCGGCGACATGCACCCAGCGCACCGGCCGGTCGAGCCGGTCCGCGCCGGCCACCACCTCGGGGTCCCCGGCGAGGACGCGCTCCAGGGACAGGACCTGACGGACCGACAGGGCGGGTTCCAGGGGCTCTACGGGGCCCCAGGTCTCCAGGGTGGTGGTCATGGCGGTTCCCTTGCTCGACCGGTACTCCTGCTCGACCGGTGCTACTGCGTGCTCCTCAGCGCGCTTTCGAGGATCGCGGCGCCCTCCTCGGCCTCCGCGACGGTCAGGGACAGCGGCGGGGCGATCCTGAGGGCGCTGGTGTCGTGCCCGCCGCCCTTGCCGAGCAGCAGGCCGCCCGCCCGGGCCGCCTCCAGCACGGCCGACGCCCGCTCCGGGTCGGCCTTGTCGGTGCCGGGCCGGGTCAGCTCGACGCCGATCATCAGGCCGCGTCCGCGGACCTCCCGTACGCCGGGGTCCTGGGCGGCGGCGGACCGCAGCCGCTCGATCAGCAGACCGCCGACGCGCCGGGCGTTGCCCTGGAGGTCGTGTTCCAGGAGGTAGGTGAGGTTGGCGAGGCCGGCGGCCATGGTGAGCTGGGTGCCGCCGAAGGTGGAGATGCTGTTGGCGTCCAGGCAGTTCATGATCTCGGCGCGGGCGATCACCCCGCCGATGGAGGAGCCGTTGCCGATGCCCTTGGCGAAGGTGACGATGTCGGGCGGGCCGCTGCGGCCGTGCGCCTGCCAGCCCCAGAAGTGGTCGCCGGTGCGGCCCCAGCCGGTCTGCACCTCGTCGGCGATCCACAGGATGCCCCGCTCGTGCAGGACGTCCCGGAACGCCGCGTACAGGCCGTCGGGGGGCGAGGTGAAGCCGCCGACGCCCTGGATGGGCTCGGCGATCAGCGCGGCGGGCGGCCGGGTGTGGCCGAGGAGGTCCTTGAGGTCGTCGACGCAGGCCGCGATGTACTCCTCGTCGTCCAGCCCGGCGAAGGGGCCTCGGCCGCGCACCCCGCCGTGCACGTACAGCGTCTGCAGCGGGGACAGCGATGTCGGCGACCAGCCGCGGTTGCCGGTGATGCCGACCGCGCTGAAGGAACGGCCGTGGTAGCTGTTGCGCATCGCCAGGATCGTGTTGCTGCGCCGGTACGTCGTGGCGAGCATCAGGGCGGTGTCGTTGGCCTCGGTGCCGGAGGTGGTGAAGAAGACGCGGGCGTCGGGGACGCCGCTGAGCTGGGCGACCCGCTCCGCGAGCTCGACCATCGGCCGGTTCAGGTACAGCGTGGAGGAGTGGATGATCCGTCCGGCCTGCTCGGTGACGGCCTTGGTCACCTCGGGCAGGGCGTGGGCGGTCATCGTCGTGAGGATCCCGCCGAAGAAGTCCAGGTACCTGGTCCCGTCGGCGCCCCAGACGTACCGGCCCTCGCCGTGGGTGATCTCCAGCGGCTCCTCGTAGTAGAGCGCCAGCCAGTCCGGCAGGACGTTGCGGTGACGCGCGTACAGGTCGCTCACGGCTGTACCAGCCCTTCGTAGGCGTCGGGGCGGCGGTCGCGGTAGAAGGCCCACTGCTGCCGCACCTGTTCGATCAGGTCGAAGTCCAGGTCGCGGACGACGAGTTCCTCGCTCCGGTCACTCGCGACCTCGCCCACGAACTGGCCTCGCGGGTCGACGAAGTACGACGTCCCGTAGAAATCGTTGTCCCCGTACTCCTCGACTCCCACACGGTTGATCGCGGCGACGAAGTACTCGTTGGCGACGGCCGCGGCGGGCTGCTCCAGCCGCCACAGGTGACTGGAGAGGCCGCGGTGGGTGGCGGAGGGGTTGTAGACGAGCTGGGCGCCGTTGATGCCGAGCTGCCGCCAGCCCTCGGGGAAGTGGCGGTCGTAGCAGATGTAGACGCCGACCTTCCCGACGGCGGTGTCGAAGACGGGCCAGCCGACGTTGCCCGGCCGGAAGTAGTACTTCTCCCAGAAGCCCTTGACCTGCGGGATGTGGTGCTTGCGGTACTTGCCGAGGTAGGAGCCGTCGGCGTCGATCACGGCGGCGGTGTTGTAGTAGAAACCGCTCTGCTCGACCTCGAACACCGGGACGACGATCACCATGCCCGTCTCGCGCGCGAGGTCCCGCATCCGGCGCACGGTCGGCCCGTCCGGCACCGGCTCGGCCCAGCGGTAGTGCTCGGGCTCCTGCACCTGGCAGAAGTAGGGGGCGTTGAAGACCTCCTGGAACCCGATCACCTTCGCGCCCTGCCGGGCCGCCTCACGGGCGTGCTCCTCGTGTTTCGCCACCATGGACTCGGTGTCGCCGGTCCAGGTGGCCTGGACCAGCGCGGCACGTACGACGTCGGTCATGAGCTGCTCCTTCGACAGGACGTCAGAGCCTCTACGCCCGT
It includes:
- a CDS encoding aspartate aminotransferase family protein — protein: MSDLYARHRNVLPDWLALYYEEPLEITHGEGRYVWGADGTRYLDFFGGILTTMTAHALPEVTKAVTEQAGRIIHSSTLYLNRPMVELAERVAQLSGVPDARVFFTTSGTEANDTALMLATTYRRSNTILAMRNSYHGRSFSAVGITGNRGWSPTSLSPLQTLYVHGGVRGRGPFAGLDDEEYIAACVDDLKDLLGHTRPPAALIAEPIQGVGGFTSPPDGLYAAFRDVLHERGILWIADEVQTGWGRTGDHFWGWQAHGRSGPPDIVTFAKGIGNGSSIGGVIARAEIMNCLDANSISTFGGTQLTMAAGLANLTYLLEHDLQGNARRVGGLLIERLRSAAAQDPGVREVRGRGLMIGVELTRPGTDKADPERASAVLEAARAGGLLLGKGGGHDTSALRIAPPLSLTVAEAEEGAAILESALRSTQ
- a CDS encoding nitrilase-related carbon-nitrogen hydrolase, with the protein product MTDVVRAALVQATWTGDTESMVAKHEEHAREAARQGAKVIGFQEVFNAPYFCQVQEPEHYRWAEPVPDGPTVRRMRDLARETGMVIVVPVFEVEQSGFYYNTAAVIDADGSYLGKYRKHHIPQVKGFWEKYYFRPGNVGWPVFDTAVGKVGVYICYDRHFPEGWRQLGINGAQLVYNPSATHRGLSSHLWRLEQPAAAVANEYFVAAINRVGVEEYGDNDFYGTSYFVDPRGQFVGEVASDRSEELVVRDLDFDLIEQVRQQWAFYRDRRPDAYEGLVQP